Below is a window of Georgenia soli DNA.
GCCTGGCAGGAGTCATCCGCCGGTCCGCCCCGGCGCTACTACGCCCTCACCGCCGACGGCGAGCGTGCGATCGCCGCCTTCGCCCAGGTCTGGCAGCCCTTCCGGGACGCGGTCGACGCGGCCCTCGAGCAGAGAGCAGAACCGACATGACCGCCGACCGTCGCGTCAACGACTACCTCGACGACGTCGCACGCATGCTTGCGAGCATCGATCCCGTGGACCGTGCGGAAATCCTCGCCGGGCTCCGGGAGCACATCGACGCCTCGCTCACCGAAGTGGAGCGGCCCGTCGATGACGCCACCGTCCGACAGGTCCTCACCGAGCTCGGCCCGCCCGACCGGGTGGCGGCATCCGCCCTCTCCACCTTGGGTCCGGTGCCCCGCCCGATCGACCGGCCGACAGCACCGGTAGCCCTGTCCCGGCCGCCGCTGACCCAGCCGTGGGTCCCGGTCACCGTCGGCCTCCTGACGGCACTGACGGTGGGCCTCTACCTCCTCGTGCTGGGCGTGAGCGTCGCGCTCCTGGTGACGGAGCAGCCGGCGACACCACCTGGCGCGGGGAGTGTGGACACGCCGACGCCGCTCCTGCCCGCGTCGTACGACATCCTCTGGAACATGCTGGCCCCGCTGCCGCTGGTCGGCGTGCCCTGGCTGGTCTCGACGATCCTGCTCGCGTCGTCGGCGCTGTGGTCGACGTGGCAGAAGTGGGCCGGGGCGCTCCTCGCGCCCGTGCTGGCGGCGTGCTGCGGCCTAGTCGCGTGGTTCGGGTCGCTCGTCCAGCCGGGCGTCACGAGGTCCGTCGTCCTGGTCGCGGTCGGCTCCGCCGTCGCGGTGGCGGCGGTCGGCGTGCTCGTGCGGCTGTGGCGCGAGGGCGCACGCCGCGCCCGGGAGCCGGTGCCGGCAGGTGTGCCGGCCTGACGCCCGTGAGGCGGTGCCGGCAGGCGTGCCCGCCTGATGTGCTCCTGTCCCGGGTGTGCGCCGTGCCCGGCTGTGGTGGAGTACCCCCATGGCCAAGGCGAAGGCGCCCGCGACCGAGCTCGAGGTAGGCGGCCGGACCGTGCGGATCTCCAACCCCGACCGCGTCTACTTCCCGGGCCCCGGCCACACCAAGCTCGACCTCGCCAGCTACTACGTCGCCGTCGGCGACGGCGTGGTCAACGCCCTGCGGGAGCGGCCGTGCATGCTCCACCGCTTCCCCGAGGGCATCGAGGGGGAGAAGGTCCACCAGAAGCGGCTGCCGCACGGGGCGCCCGACTGGGTCCAGACCGTGCGGGTGCACTTCCCCCGGTACGACCGCGACGCCGACGAGCTCTGCGTCACGGAGCTCGCCCAGGTGATCTGGGCCGTGCAGATGTCCACCGTGGAGTTCCACCCGTGGAACAGCCGGCGGGCGGACGTGGAGAAGCCCGACGAGTGGCGCATCGACCTCGACCCCGGCGACACCACGGACTTCGCCACCGTCCGACGCGTGGCGGCCGTGGCGCGGGAGGTCCTCGACGAGCTCGGCGCCACCGGCTTCCCCAAGACCACCGGCGGCGACGGCCTGCACGTCTACGTGCGCATCAGGCCGGAGCACGGCTTCCACGACGTGCGCCGGGCGGCGCTGGCGTTCGCCCGCGAGGTGGAGCGCCGCACGCCGGAGGATGCCACGACCACCTGGTGGCGCAAGGACCGCGACCCGTCCAAGGTGTTCGTCGACTTCAACCAGAACGCCCGCGACCACACCATCGCCTGCGCCTACTCGGTGCGCGGCACCCCGCAGGCCACCGTCTCGGCGCCGGTGACCTGGGACGAGGTCCCCGACTGCGACCCGCGGGACTTCACCGTGGCCACGATGCCAGCGCGCTACGCCGAGCTGGGCGACCTCCACGCCGGCATCGACGACGCCGCCTTCGACCTCGCCCCGCTGCTGGAGTGGGCCGACCGCGACGAGGCCGAGGGCGAGACCGCCCCGCCCGAGCCGGACTGAGACGACGGCGACCCCCGCGCCAGCCGTAGCGCCGCTCCGCACCCTCAGCCCCCGCGCGGGTCCGCGCCCCACGCCCCCATGGTGTTGGGTGGACGGCGGACCTACGGAGGAGGGCGGCGATGACTGGGGTCGGGGACCTGGACCTGGACCGGACGACCGCGACGGTCGAACGGACCCTTCGTGAGCAGCGGGTCGCCGACCTCGCCGGCGTGCTCGCGCCGCTCACGGTGCCGGACGTCGTCGCGGTGCTCGAGCGGCTCCCCGGCCGCGACCGGGCGGTCGTGTACCGGTTGTTGCCCAAGGAGCAGGCGCTGGAGGTCTTCGAGGCGCTGGACCCGACGCTCCAGGGTGAGCTGGTGCGCGGGCTGCAGGACGAGGACGTCGCGGGCGTGTTCGCCCGACTCGGCCCGGACGACCGCGTCAGCCTGCTCGACGAGCTGCCGGCGACCGTCGCGAGCAGGCTCCTCCGGGGGCTCGTTCCCGCGGAGCGCGAGCTCACCGCGGTGGTGCTCGGCTATCCCGCCCGCTCGATCGGCCGCCGGATGAGCCCGGGATACGTCACCGTCCACCCGGGGGACACCGTGCCGGAGGCGCTCGCCAGGGTCCGGTCCAGGATCGACGACGCCGAGACGGTCTACACGGTCCCGGTGGTCGACGACGGGCGTCGCCTGGTCGGCGTCGTCAGCCTGCGCGACCTCATGCGCTCCGAGCCGACTTCGGTCCGGGTCGAGGACCTCATGCGCGCCCCCTACGCCGTCCCGGCCGCCTCCGACGCGGAGGCGGCGGCGCGGCGCTGCGCCGACCTCAAGCTCCTCGCGCTGCTCGTGGTGGACGAGGAGGAGCGGCTGGTCGGCATCCTCACGGTCGACGACGCACTGCGGATCCTCGAGGAGGCCGAGAGCGAGGACCAGGCGCGGATCGGTGGCTCGGAGCCGTTGCGGCGCCCCTACCTGGCGACTCCGGTGCGGGCGGTCGTGCGCTCGCGGGTGGTGTGGCTGCTCGTCCTCGGTGTCGGCGCGACGCTGACCGTCCGGGTGCTCGAGGCGTTCGAGGCCACCATCGCGCAGATGGTGGTCCTGTCCGTGTTCATCCCCC
It encodes the following:
- a CDS encoding HAAS signaling domain-containing protein, which codes for MTADRRVNDYLDDVARMLASIDPVDRAEILAGLREHIDASLTEVERPVDDATVRQVLTELGPPDRVAASALSTLGPVPRPIDRPTAPVALSRPPLTQPWVPVTVGLLTALTVGLYLLVLGVSVALLVTEQPATPPGAGSVDTPTPLLPASYDILWNMLAPLPLVGVPWLVSTILLASSALWSTWQKWAGALLAPVLAACCGLVAWFGSLVQPGVTRSVVLVAVGSAVAVAAVGVLVRLWREGARRAREPVPAGVPA
- the ligD gene encoding non-homologous end-joining DNA ligase — translated: MAKAKAPATELEVGGRTVRISNPDRVYFPGPGHTKLDLASYYVAVGDGVVNALRERPCMLHRFPEGIEGEKVHQKRLPHGAPDWVQTVRVHFPRYDRDADELCVTELAQVIWAVQMSTVEFHPWNSRRADVEKPDEWRIDLDPGDTTDFATVRRVAAVAREVLDELGATGFPKTTGGDGLHVYVRIRPEHGFHDVRRAALAFAREVERRTPEDATTTWWRKDRDPSKVFVDFNQNARDHTIACAYSVRGTPQATVSAPVTWDEVPDCDPRDFTVATMPARYAELGDLHAGIDDAAFDLAPLLEWADRDEAEGETAPPEPD
- the mgtE gene encoding magnesium transporter, which codes for MTGVGDLDLDRTTATVERTLREQRVADLAGVLAPLTVPDVVAVLERLPGRDRAVVYRLLPKEQALEVFEALDPTLQGELVRGLQDEDVAGVFARLGPDDRVSLLDELPATVASRLLRGLVPAERELTAVVLGYPARSIGRRMSPGYVTVHPGDTVPEALARVRSRIDDAETVYTVPVVDDGRRLVGVVSLRDLMRSEPTSVRVEDLMRAPYAVPAASDAEAAARRCADLKLLALLVVDEEERLVGILTVDDALRILEEAESEDQARIGGSEPLRRPYLATPVRAVVRSRVVWLLVLGVGATLTVRVLEAFEATIAQMVVLSVFIPLLIGTGGNTGNQAATTITRALALGDVRPRDVGRVLAREARTGASLGLVLGAAGFVLASLFYGAAVGAVIGITLLAVCTLAAAVGGVMPLAARRLGADPAVFSNPFITTFVDAAGLVIYFLVARAVLGL